A single Clavibacter nebraskensis NCPPB 2581 DNA region contains:
- the rpsB gene encoding 30S ribosomal protein S2, protein MAVVTIRQLLDCGVHFGHPKTRWNPKMKRFIFTERSGIYIIDLQQSLALIDKAYDFVKETVAHGGTILFVGTKKQAQESIAEQAQRVGQPYVNQRWLGGLLTNFQTVHKRLNRLKELDLVDFDDTTRGFTKKELLIQRRERDKLEKSLGGIRNLTKTPSAMWVVDTKKEHLAIDEARKLGIPVIGILDTNCDPDEVQYPIPGNDDAIRSVALLTRIIADAAAEGLIQRHQKPDAEGSAPAEPLADWERELLEQGDAAKAALPVEENDVDAEVSAKNEAKSEDEVPAPVHAPESDDATEAKIEAEATDAEKAPVSE, encoded by the coding sequence ATGGCCGTCGTCACCATCCGCCAGCTGCTCGACTGCGGCGTCCACTTCGGTCACCCGAAGACGCGCTGGAACCCGAAGATGAAGCGCTTCATCTTCACCGAGCGCTCCGGCATCTACATCATCGACCTGCAGCAGTCGCTGGCCCTCATCGACAAGGCCTACGACTTCGTCAAGGAGACCGTCGCCCACGGCGGCACCATCCTCTTCGTCGGCACCAAGAAGCAGGCGCAGGAGTCCATCGCCGAGCAGGCGCAGCGCGTCGGCCAGCCCTACGTGAACCAGCGCTGGCTGGGTGGTCTGCTGACCAACTTCCAGACCGTGCACAAGCGCCTCAACCGCCTCAAGGAGCTCGACCTCGTCGACTTCGACGACACGACGCGCGGCTTCACCAAGAAGGAGCTCCTCATCCAGCGTCGCGAGCGCGACAAGCTGGAGAAGAGCCTCGGCGGCATCCGGAACCTCACCAAGACGCCGTCGGCGATGTGGGTCGTGGACACCAAGAAGGAGCACCTCGCCATCGACGAGGCGCGCAAGCTCGGCATCCCCGTCATCGGCATCCTCGACACCAACTGCGACCCCGACGAGGTCCAGTACCCGATCCCGGGCAACGACGACGCGATCCGCTCCGTCGCGCTGCTGACGCGCATCATCGCCGACGCCGCGGCCGAGGGCCTCATCCAGCGCCACCAGAAGCCCGACGCCGAGGGTTCCGCGCCCGCCGAGCCGCTGGCCGACTGGGAGCGCGAGCTGCTCGAGCAGGGCGACGCCGCGAAGGCCGCGCTCCCCGTCGAGGAGAACGACGTCGACGCCGAGGTCTCCGCCAAGAACGAGGCGAAGTCCGAGGACGAGGTCCCCGCGCCCGTGCACGCCCCCGAGTCCGACGACGCCACCGAGGCGAAGATCGAGGCCGAGGCGACCGACGCCGAGAAGGCGCCTGTCTCCGAGTAG
- the tsf gene encoding translation elongation factor Ts, whose translation MANFTAADVKELRDRLGAGMMDSKNALVEADGDIEKAIEILRLKGQKGNAKRGDRSTAEGLVAASEKDGAATLIELACETDFVAKNDKFIALSESVLAAVVAAGASTVEEALQAPAGEQTVDQLISDQAAILGEKIALRRVARLTGEHQEIYLHRTSKDLPPQVGVVVDYSGSDAETARSIAQHIAFANPEYLAREDVPADKVEAERAIVTEISRNEGKPEAALPKIIEGRLTGYFKQVALLEQDYAKDNKQSVKKVVEAAGLTVTGFARFKVGA comes from the coding sequence ATGGCGAACTTCACTGCCGCTGACGTCAAGGAGCTGCGCGACCGCCTCGGCGCCGGCATGATGGACAGCAAGAACGCGCTGGTCGAGGCCGACGGCGACATCGAGAAGGCCATCGAGATCCTGCGCCTCAAGGGCCAGAAGGGCAACGCCAAGCGCGGCGACCGCTCCACCGCCGAGGGCCTCGTCGCCGCCAGCGAGAAGGATGGTGCTGCCACCCTCATCGAGCTCGCGTGCGAGACCGACTTCGTCGCGAAGAACGACAAGTTCATCGCGCTGTCCGAGTCCGTCCTCGCCGCCGTCGTCGCGGCCGGCGCGTCCACCGTCGAGGAGGCCCTGCAGGCCCCCGCCGGCGAGCAGACCGTCGACCAGCTCATCAGCGACCAGGCCGCGATCCTCGGCGAGAAGATCGCGCTGCGCCGCGTCGCCCGCCTCACCGGCGAGCACCAGGAGATCTACCTCCACCGCACGTCGAAGGACCTCCCGCCCCAGGTCGGCGTCGTCGTCGACTACTCGGGCTCGGACGCGGAGACCGCGCGCAGCATCGCCCAGCACATCGCGTTCGCCAACCCGGAGTACCTCGCCCGCGAGGACGTCCCGGCGGACAAGGTCGAGGCCGAGCGCGCGATCGTCACCGAGATCTCGCGCAACGAGGGCAAGCCCGAGGCTGCCCTGCCGAAGATCATCGAGGGTCGCCTCACCGGCTACTTCAAGCAGGTCGCGCTCCTCGAGCAGGACTACGCGAAGGACAACAAGCAGTCCGTGAAGAAGGTCGTCGAGGCCGCGGGCCTCACGGTCACCGGCTTCGCCCGCTTCAAGGTCGGCGCCTAG
- the pyrH gene encoding UMP kinase, with the protein MTDQTTTRRVLLKLSGESFGGGQMGVDPDVVSALAREIAEAAKTVEVAIVVGGGNFFRGAQLSQRGMDRGRADYMGMLGTVMNALALQDFLEQAGAATRVQSAISMTQVAEPYIPRRAVRHLEKGRIVIFGAGAGLPYFSTDTVAAQRALEISATEVLVAKNGVDGVYTGDPRTDASATLLDTVTYQDALQRGLKVVDSTAFSLCMDNDMKMVVFGMEPGGNVTRAIRGERIGTIVSN; encoded by the coding sequence ATGACCGATCAGACCACCACCCGCCGCGTCCTCCTCAAGCTCTCCGGGGAGTCGTTCGGCGGCGGCCAGATGGGCGTCGACCCGGACGTCGTCAGCGCGCTGGCCCGAGAGATCGCCGAAGCCGCGAAGACCGTCGAGGTCGCGATCGTGGTCGGCGGCGGCAACTTCTTCCGCGGCGCCCAGCTGTCGCAGCGCGGCATGGACCGCGGCCGCGCCGACTACATGGGCATGCTCGGGACGGTGATGAACGCCCTCGCCCTGCAGGACTTCCTCGAGCAGGCCGGCGCCGCCACGCGCGTCCAGTCCGCCATCTCCATGACCCAGGTCGCCGAGCCCTACATCCCGCGTCGCGCCGTGCGCCACCTCGAGAAGGGCCGCATCGTGATCTTCGGCGCCGGCGCCGGCCTGCCCTACTTCTCGACCGACACGGTCGCCGCCCAGCGCGCGCTCGAGATCTCGGCCACCGAGGTGCTCGTCGCCAAGAACGGCGTCGACGGCGTCTACACGGGCGATCCCCGCACGGACGCGTCCGCGACGCTCCTCGACACCGTCACCTACCAGGACGCCCTGCAGCGCGGCCTCAAGGTCGTCGACTCGACCGCCTTCAGCCTCTGCATGGACAACGACATGAAGATGGTCGTCTTCGGCATGGAGCCCGGCGGCAACGTCACCCGGGCCATCCGGGGCGAGCGCATCGGCACCATCGTCTCCAACTGA
- the frr gene encoding ribosome recycling factor: MGKAVEAVKEDFGSVRTGRANPALFQKVMVEYYGSPTPLGQLASMNNPEARTLIVTPYDKTALKEIEKALVNVPNLSATVGNDGEMVRLTLPELTEDRRKEFVKIVRGKAEEGRVSVRNIRRRSKDELDALKGEVGDDEVARGEKELEALTKTHTDQVDDALKRKETELLEV; encoded by the coding sequence ATGGGCAAGGCCGTCGAGGCTGTGAAGGAGGACTTCGGGAGCGTGCGCACGGGTCGCGCCAACCCCGCCCTCTTCCAGAAGGTCATGGTCGAGTACTACGGCAGCCCCACGCCGCTCGGCCAGCTCGCGAGCATGAACAACCCCGAGGCGCGCACCCTCATCGTCACGCCCTACGACAAGACGGCCCTCAAGGAGATCGAGAAGGCCCTCGTCAACGTCCCGAACCTCAGCGCCACCGTCGGCAACGACGGCGAGATGGTGCGCCTCACGCTCCCCGAGCTCACGGAGGACCGCCGCAAGGAGTTCGTCAAGATCGTCCGCGGCAAGGCCGAGGAGGGGCGCGTCAGCGTCCGCAACATCCGCCGCCGCTCCAAGGACGAGCTCGACGCCCTCAAGGGCGAGGTCGGCGACGACGAGGTCGCGCGCGGCGAGAAGGAGCTCGAGGCCCTCACCAAGACGCACACCGACCAGGTCGACGACGCGCTGAAGCGCAAAGAGACCGAACTCCTCGAGGTCTAG
- a CDS encoding phosphatidate cytidylyltransferase gives MASPEEPVERAPVVPPASGTDGAPRIRRHRGRVTRAEFEAQVQATRADLTAQVRATRRSLEATNDRINARTGRNLLFAVTVGLLLGGVVLVSLVVVKQLFVLIAVALVAFTAYELATALRQAGRRVPRVGSVIAVVALIPITYYGRPDGQWLGLLGAMVFVALWRLVEQVVPARRTPARAVVGDIGSSVFLLAYVGLLGSFAVLLTAGDGGEWWTLAFLILVVCSDTGAYVAGLNFGKHPMAPTISPKKTWEGFAGAVVAAVLAGILLSLFMIQQAWWFGVLLGLVIVITATLGDLAESLIKRDLGVKDISSWLPGHGGFLDRLDSVLPSAAVAYALFLIVTGASS, from the coding sequence GTGGCCAGTCCCGAGGAGCCCGTCGAGCGGGCGCCCGTCGTGCCGCCCGCCTCGGGCACCGACGGCGCTCCGCGGATCCGGCGGCACCGCGGCCGTGTGACGCGCGCCGAGTTCGAGGCGCAGGTCCAGGCGACGCGCGCCGACCTGACGGCGCAGGTGCGCGCGACGCGCAGGTCGCTCGAGGCGACGAACGACCGCATCAACGCCCGCACGGGCCGCAACCTGCTCTTCGCCGTGACCGTGGGGCTCCTCCTCGGCGGGGTCGTCCTCGTCAGCCTCGTCGTCGTCAAGCAGCTGTTCGTGCTGATCGCCGTCGCGCTCGTCGCGTTCACCGCGTACGAGCTCGCCACGGCGCTGCGCCAGGCGGGCCGTCGCGTGCCGCGCGTCGGTTCGGTGATCGCGGTGGTCGCGCTCATACCCATCACCTACTACGGCCGGCCGGACGGCCAGTGGCTCGGGCTCCTCGGGGCCATGGTCTTCGTCGCGCTCTGGCGGCTGGTGGAGCAGGTCGTGCCCGCCCGGCGGACTCCTGCACGGGCGGTCGTCGGCGACATCGGCTCGAGCGTCTTCCTGCTCGCCTACGTGGGGCTCCTCGGGTCGTTCGCCGTGCTGCTCACGGCGGGCGACGGAGGGGAGTGGTGGACGCTCGCGTTCCTCATCCTCGTGGTCTGCTCCGACACGGGCGCCTACGTGGCCGGGCTCAACTTCGGCAAGCACCCGATGGCGCCGACGATCAGCCCGAAGAAGACGTGGGAGGGCTTCGCCGGCGCGGTCGTCGCCGCGGTGCTCGCCGGGATCCTGCTCTCGCTGTTCATGATCCAGCAGGCGTGGTGGTTCGGCGTGCTCCTCGGCCTCGTCATCGTGATCACCGCGACCCTGGGCGACCTGGCCGAGTCGCTCATCAAGCGCGACCTCGGCGTCAAGGACATCAGCTCCTGGCTGCCGGGCCACGGCGGATTCCTCGACCGCCTCGACTCCGTGTTGCCGTCGGCCGCCGTGGCCTATGCGCTGTTCCTCATCGTCACGGGCGCTTCCTCGTAG
- a CDS encoding DivIVA domain-containing protein — protein sequence MTTTFPSAGRRERGYDPDQVDAFLRDARRCYDDEADRSLTSETIRRVSFDMRRGGYSAAAVDRVLERLEDAFAVRERDRTVARVGDEAWNAEAMRAAQEILDRVSRPTGERFDRAGFLTTGYDRREVDRFADRIAKYFRGTKPMSVDDVRTAAFHPRRGGYREAQVDLLLDAVVDVMNAVR from the coding sequence ATGACCACCACCTTCCCGAGCGCCGGGCGCCGCGAGCGCGGCTACGACCCGGACCAGGTCGACGCCTTCCTGCGCGATGCGCGGCGCTGCTACGACGACGAGGCCGATCGATCGCTGACCTCCGAGACCATCCGCCGGGTGTCCTTCGACATGCGCCGCGGGGGCTACTCGGCCGCGGCGGTGGACCGCGTCCTCGAGCGCCTCGAGGATGCCTTCGCCGTCCGCGAGCGCGACCGCACGGTCGCCCGCGTCGGAGACGAGGCATGGAACGCCGAGGCCATGCGCGCGGCGCAGGAGATCCTCGACCGCGTCAGCCGGCCGACCGGGGAGCGCTTCGACCGCGCCGGGTTCCTCACCACCGGGTACGACCGGCGCGAGGTGGACCGCTTCGCGGACCGCATCGCCAAGTACTTCCGCGGCACCAAGCCGATGAGCGTCGACGACGTCCGCACGGCGGCCTTCCACCCCCGGCGCGGCGGCTACCGCGAGGCGCAGGTCGACCTGCTGCTGGACGCCGTCGTCGACGTCATGAACGCCGTCCGCTAG
- a CDS encoding lytic transglycosylase domain-containing protein, producing the protein MAAPTIAFGAAAAFMLVNVVDPTSGAVANPQYQEYQATVAQLARADAQSITVTTADTAVEIEPGFESVAAPTPPPPVVTPSPSSGSGSGGKSSGSGGSGAIAIPDPGSAKGIARSILASQGMGDDQYACLDYLWTKESGWRVNAYNPSGAYGIPQALPGSKMASVGPDWQTNPATQITWGLGYIDSRYGSPCGAKAHSVLKNWY; encoded by the coding sequence GTGGCCGCTCCGACGATCGCGTTCGGTGCCGCCGCCGCGTTCATGCTCGTCAACGTCGTGGATCCCACGTCCGGCGCGGTCGCGAACCCGCAGTACCAGGAGTACCAGGCCACGGTCGCCCAGCTGGCCCGCGCCGACGCGCAGTCCATCACGGTGACCACGGCCGACACGGCCGTGGAGATCGAGCCCGGCTTCGAGTCCGTCGCGGCCCCGACGCCCCCGCCTCCCGTCGTGACCCCGTCGCCGTCGAGCGGGTCGGGGTCCGGCGGGAAGTCGTCCGGCTCCGGCGGCAGCGGTGCCATCGCCATCCCGGATCCGGGCAGCGCAAAGGGCATCGCCCGGAGCATCCTCGCCTCGCAGGGCATGGGCGACGACCAGTACGCGTGCCTCGACTACCTCTGGACGAAGGAGTCCGGCTGGCGGGTGAACGCCTACAACCCCAGCGGTGCGTACGGCATCCCGCAGGCCCTGCCCGGCAGCAAGATGGCGTCCGTCGGCCCGGACTGGCAGACGAACCCCGCCACGCAGATCACGTGGGGCCTCGGCTACATCGACTCGCGCTACGGCTCGCCGTGCGGCGCGAAGGCGCACAGCGTCCTCAAAAACTGGTACTGA
- a CDS encoding cation:proton antiporter, whose translation MDYAALGVAGIATLVAVTLLARRIGVATPLVLVLVGVGISYLPGVPPVEVPPELILAGVLPPLLYGAAVTVPLVDLRRNLRTIVSLSVVLVLVSAFGIGLLLYSLFPHLSFASALALGAVVSPPDAVAATSIARRLGLPPRLVTVLEGEGLVNDATALVLLRTSIAAVGASVDVWQAAGGFVLSAVGALAIGVVVGVITTEVRRRLDDPVLDTAISFAVPFVAFIPAEEVGASGVLAVVAAGIWSGHRSASTLSAQSRINERLNWRTVLFLLENGVFLVMGLELRDIIDEVQEADLGVGRAVAYGILTLVVLTVIRFGFLVPLLLGLRRHEEHVAARTRRVRRGLERLRRERGDDRPSRRERAAARILRRRRADLQALRSQGLGWRGGLVLGWAGMRGVVTLAAAQSLPSGTPYRAQLVLIAFTVAIVSLLVNGGTLPAVIRLSGIRGSDAVEDQRQLAALVSELADAGIRAVDEGVRQLPEGTVVDDEVVERVRRDTAMKAEWVTERADAMAADDDAPLSPRAAYLLLRRHVLDAERAALLEARGTGEHPSRVLARAQRMLDQEEARLGRQADAG comes from the coding sequence ATGGACTACGCGGCTCTCGGCGTCGCCGGGATCGCGACCCTGGTGGCCGTCACGCTCCTCGCGCGGCGGATCGGAGTGGCGACGCCCCTCGTGCTGGTGCTCGTCGGCGTCGGCATCTCCTACCTGCCGGGCGTGCCGCCGGTCGAGGTGCCGCCCGAGCTGATTCTCGCGGGCGTCCTGCCGCCGCTGCTCTACGGCGCCGCCGTGACCGTGCCGCTCGTCGACCTCCGGCGCAACCTCCGGACGATCGTCAGCCTCTCGGTGGTCCTGGTGCTCGTGTCCGCGTTCGGGATCGGCCTGCTCCTCTACTCCCTCTTCCCGCACCTGTCCTTCGCCAGCGCGCTGGCCCTCGGCGCGGTGGTCAGCCCGCCCGACGCCGTCGCGGCAACGAGCATCGCCCGTCGGCTCGGCCTCCCGCCGCGCCTCGTGACCGTCCTCGAGGGGGAGGGCCTCGTCAACGACGCGACGGCGCTCGTGCTGCTGCGCACCTCGATCGCCGCCGTCGGCGCGTCCGTCGACGTCTGGCAGGCCGCCGGGGGATTCGTGCTCTCCGCGGTGGGCGCCCTCGCCATCGGGGTCGTCGTCGGTGTCATCACCACGGAGGTGCGGCGACGGCTCGACGACCCCGTCCTCGACACCGCGATCTCATTCGCCGTGCCGTTCGTGGCCTTCATCCCCGCGGAGGAGGTCGGCGCGTCCGGCGTGCTCGCGGTGGTGGCGGCCGGCATCTGGTCGGGCCACCGGAGCGCGTCGACCCTGTCGGCGCAGTCGCGCATCAACGAGCGGCTGAACTGGCGGACCGTGCTCTTCCTGCTGGAGAACGGCGTCTTCCTCGTGATGGGGCTGGAGCTCCGGGACATCATCGACGAGGTGCAGGAGGCCGACCTCGGCGTGGGCAGGGCGGTGGCCTACGGGATCCTCACGCTCGTCGTCCTAACCGTCATCCGCTTCGGGTTCCTGGTGCCGCTGCTGCTCGGACTGCGGCGCCACGAGGAGCACGTCGCGGCGCGCACGCGCCGGGTGCGCCGTGGGCTCGAGCGGCTCCGCCGGGAGCGCGGCGACGACCGGCCGTCGCGGCGGGAGCGGGCAGCCGCGCGGATCCTGCGCCGACGACGCGCCGACCTGCAGGCCCTCCGCTCACAGGGCCTCGGGTGGCGCGGCGGCCTGGTGCTCGGCTGGGCAGGCATGCGGGGGGTGGTGACGCTCGCGGCCGCGCAGTCGCTGCCGTCCGGCACCCCGTACCGCGCGCAGCTCGTGCTCATCGCCTTCACCGTCGCGATCGTCTCGCTGCTGGTGAACGGCGGCACGCTCCCCGCCGTCATCCGGTTGAGCGGGATCCGCGGGAGCGACGCCGTCGAGGACCAGCGGCAGCTCGCGGCGCTCGTCTCCGAGCTGGCCGACGCGGGGATCCGCGCCGTCGACGAGGGCGTGCGGCAGCTGCCCGAGGGGACGGTGGTGGACGACGAGGTCGTCGAGCGCGTGCGGCGCGACACGGCGATGAAGGCCGAGTGGGTTACCGAGCGCGCCGACGCGATGGCGGCCGACGACGACGCGCCCCTGAGCCCGCGCGCCGCGTACCTGCTGCTCCGGCGGCACGTCCTCGACGCCGAGCGCGCAGCCCTGCTCGAGGCCCGCGGCACGGGGGAGCACCCGTCGCGCGTGCTCGCCCGCGCGCAGCGCATGCTCGACCAGGAGGAGGCGCGCCTCGGGCGCCAGGCAGACGCCGGCTGA
- a CDS encoding alpha/beta hydrolase, with translation MTDTAPRPITSSTELPARREDVELTTADGLRLVGELALPADRDPVATLVTLHPLPTAGGFMDSHVLRKAALRLPAMADLAVLRFNTRGTASARGTSEGAFDGGDAERFDLAAAMDLVAERGLPAPWIVGWSFGTEIALKHGRAHPVEGAILLSPPLHRASADEVAAWHGDPRRLVILVPEHDDFLQPAEARERFASVPEAEVIAVDGAKHLWVGEAQVSRVLTEIVRAVDPQALPLPTEWPTPR, from the coding sequence ATGACGGATACCGCACCCCGCCCCATCACGAGCTCCACCGAGCTGCCCGCGCGTCGCGAGGACGTCGAGCTCACGACCGCCGACGGCCTCCGCCTCGTGGGGGAGCTCGCGCTGCCCGCGGACCGGGATCCGGTGGCCACGCTCGTGACGCTGCACCCGCTCCCCACGGCGGGCGGCTTCATGGACTCGCACGTGCTCCGCAAGGCCGCGCTCCGGCTGCCGGCGATGGCCGACCTCGCGGTGCTGCGGTTCAACACGCGCGGCACCGCCTCCGCCCGCGGCACGAGCGAGGGCGCCTTCGACGGCGGGGACGCGGAGCGGTTCGACCTCGCCGCCGCCATGGACCTCGTCGCGGAGCGCGGCCTGCCCGCCCCGTGGATCGTCGGCTGGTCCTTCGGCACGGAGATCGCGCTGAAGCACGGCCGCGCCCACCCCGTCGAGGGCGCGATCCTGCTGTCGCCGCCGCTGCACCGCGCCAGCGCCGACGAGGTCGCGGCATGGCATGGGGATCCGCGACGGCTCGTGATCCTCGTGCCCGAGCACGACGACTTCCTGCAGCCGGCCGAGGCGCGCGAGCGCTTCGCGTCCGTGCCGGAGGCGGAGGTCATCGCCGTGGACGGCGCCAAGCACCTGTGGGTGGGGGAGGCGCAGGTCTCGCGCGTGCTCACCGAGATCGTGCGCGCGGTGGACCCGCAGGCGCTGCCGCTGCCGACCGAGTGGCCGACCCCGCGCTGA
- a CDS encoding AI-2E family transporter encodes MKIQNPYRLGLLAGLGVLTALVIGGALVSLGTVLTYVGTAIFLALGIDPLVTFLERKGVPRPVAILVIFLVLLGSLAGVLLAVIPVVVNQASALVTQIVQYAQSVSGDQFIENLQSFVPREVFDVQSGADQLIEYLSNASNVAAITGNVLTVAFTIGNFLFGLVIVVILTMYFTASLSSFKSGLYKLVPATRRARFADIAEQITQSVGRYVMGQVGLALCNGVLSFVYLSIVGAALPAVWAFIAFLFSLLPLVGTITGSALIVLGQIVLLPESMNTWIAVAVYYLVYMQIEAYVLSPNIMNRAVKVPGLIVVIAALTGGTLLGVLGALIAVPVAAAVLLIIRQVAVPLQNER; translated from the coding sequence GTGAAGATCCAGAACCCCTACCGCCTCGGCCTGCTGGCCGGGCTCGGCGTGCTCACCGCGCTCGTCATCGGCGGCGCGCTCGTGTCGCTCGGGACCGTCCTCACCTACGTGGGCACGGCCATCTTCCTGGCCCTCGGCATCGACCCGCTCGTCACGTTCCTCGAGCGCAAGGGCGTGCCGCGCCCCGTCGCCATCCTCGTGATCTTCCTGGTGCTGCTCGGCTCCCTCGCCGGTGTGCTGCTGGCGGTCATCCCCGTCGTCGTCAACCAGGCGAGCGCCCTCGTCACGCAGATCGTGCAGTACGCGCAGAGCGTGAGCGGCGACCAGTTCATCGAGAACCTGCAGTCGTTCGTGCCGCGCGAGGTCTTCGACGTGCAGAGCGGCGCGGACCAGCTCATCGAGTACCTCTCCAACGCGTCAAACGTCGCCGCCATCACGGGGAACGTCCTCACCGTCGCCTTCACGATCGGCAACTTCCTCTTCGGCCTGGTGATCGTCGTGATCCTCACGATGTACTTCACGGCCTCGCTCAGCTCCTTCAAGAGCGGCCTCTACAAGCTCGTGCCGGCCACGCGCCGCGCGCGCTTCGCCGACATCGCGGAGCAGATCACGCAGTCGGTCGGCCGCTACGTCATGGGCCAAGTGGGCCTCGCGCTCTGCAACGGTGTGCTGAGCTTCGTCTACCTCAGCATCGTCGGCGCGGCACTGCCGGCGGTCTGGGCGTTCATCGCGTTCCTGTTCTCGCTGCTGCCGCTCGTGGGCACGATCACCGGCTCCGCGCTCATCGTGCTCGGCCAGATCGTGCTGCTGCCGGAGTCCATGAACACGTGGATCGCGGTGGCCGTGTACTACCTCGTGTACATGCAGATCGAGGCGTACGTGCTCAGCCCGAACATCATGAACCGCGCGGTCAAGGTGCCCGGCCTCATCGTCGTCATCGCGGCGCTCACGGGCGGCACCCTGCTCGGCGTGCTCGGCGCGCTCATCGCGGTGCCGGTCGCCGCGGCGGTGCTGCTCATCATCCGCCAGGTCGCGGTCCCGCTGCAGAACGAGCGCTGA